The following coding sequences lie in one Spirosoma sp. KUDC1026 genomic window:
- a CDS encoding ATP-binding protein has product MRNIIGQAVSGNDFFERPQIVRKIRRSIRAGNWIYLSAPRRVGKTSIMNHLQENPEDNQQFVYAITQSIDSVDGFYKELAKQVIDSPAFRTMSKVSDTLKKVAGGLLQRINLKVSVPFLEISLDKGEPINFQTDFEKLLEEIDLNGDRLIIMVDEFTETVDNILHKHGNQEARRFLQLFRELTHNRKLTGKVQFLLTGSIGLQPLVKKLDASDLVNQLQYIDIPALTVDEACQLFRQLIKQEGIDIDDETILFIIQKIDWLMPFHVQLLVQEVIDVFESSGNPIDQAKANKAYEQVFHQRNKIYFEQYYERLKKRLEPGAEYQFVHDILNRSTADEPLEKAVVHDLAVKHEITDRYKAIVESLEYDGYLHQTADNTAYRFNSSILKTWWKKYVC; this is encoded by the coding sequence ATGAGAAACATCATTGGTCAGGCAGTTTCGGGAAACGATTTCTTTGAACGTCCCCAGATAGTACGCAAAATACGTCGCTCGATACGCGCTGGCAACTGGATATACCTGTCTGCGCCTAGACGAGTGGGGAAAACATCGATTATGAACCATCTTCAGGAAAATCCGGAAGATAATCAGCAATTCGTCTACGCAATTACTCAATCGATTGACTCAGTCGATGGCTTTTACAAAGAGCTAGCCAAGCAAGTGATTGACAGTCCGGCTTTCCGTACTATGTCGAAAGTATCGGACACGCTAAAAAAAGTGGCCGGTGGATTGCTCCAACGTATCAACTTGAAAGTCTCTGTTCCTTTCCTGGAAATTTCATTGGACAAAGGCGAGCCTATCAACTTTCAGACTGATTTTGAGAAGCTGCTGGAAGAGATTGATCTCAACGGTGACAGACTGATCATCATGGTCGATGAATTCACAGAGACGGTCGATAACATCCTACATAAACACGGCAACCAAGAAGCCAGACGCTTTCTACAACTATTTCGGGAATTAACCCACAATCGAAAGCTGACTGGCAAAGTGCAGTTCTTGCTGACCGGTTCAATTGGTTTGCAACCGCTGGTAAAGAAACTCGACGCTAGCGATCTTGTCAATCAATTACAGTATATAGACATTCCAGCCCTGACTGTTGATGAAGCTTGTCAACTCTTCCGGCAACTCATTAAACAGGAAGGAATCGACATTGATGACGAAACAATTCTTTTTATCATCCAGAAAATTGATTGGCTGATGCCTTTCCATGTTCAGTTACTCGTGCAGGAAGTCATTGATGTTTTCGAAAGTTCGGGCAATCCAATTGATCAAGCCAAAGCAAATAAAGCCTATGAACAGGTGTTTCATCAGCGTAATAAAATATACTTCGAGCAGTACTACGAACGTCTGAAAAAACGACTTGAGCCTGGAGCGGAATATCAATTTGTACACGACATACTGAATCGGTCTACAGCTGATGAACCCTTGGAAAAAGCTGTTGTGCATGACTTAGCCGTCAAACACGAGATTACCGATAGGTACAAAGCCATCGTCGAGTCATTGGAATACGATGGTTACTTACATCAAACAGCCGATAACACCGCCTACCGCTTCAACTCATCCATACTCAAAACCTGGTGGAAAAAATATGTCTGCTAA
- a CDS encoding DUF6962 family protein translates to MIFSHILSGSILAGAGIGVFWHFFGRISLFNQLLWGFFLLTNSLVALIGVVHYAGNESLEPLHQSMMVLSDSLGVVCVVTAVYALLNQRTLSLFTFVTAVIFGLFLFISLMLPEVRVFTPIVPSMGILVLMLLAVFSLLQRNKRGLWVVLAAMMMGLATKARAFDGIMHPTDFYHYANALALWFFGKAAQRR, encoded by the coding sequence ATGATTTTTTCACACATTCTATCTGGCTCAATTTTAGCCGGGGCCGGAATTGGTGTATTCTGGCATTTTTTCGGCCGTATTTCCTTATTCAATCAACTCCTCTGGGGATTTTTTCTGCTCACAAACTCGCTGGTGGCGCTTATTGGTGTTGTGCACTATGCCGGTAATGAGTCGCTGGAACCGCTGCACCAGTCCATGATGGTTCTATCCGACAGCCTGGGGGTCGTCTGCGTTGTAACGGCCGTATATGCCCTGCTGAATCAGCGTACATTATCTCTTTTTACGTTTGTAACCGCGGTCATTTTTGGCCTGTTTCTGTTCATCAGCCTGATGTTGCCGGAAGTTCGTGTCTTCACGCCTATCGTACCCTCAATGGGTATTCTGGTGCTGATGCTGCTGGCCGTATTTTCGCTGCTGCAACGTAATAAACGGGGGCTTTGGGTTGTTTTAGCTGCTATGATGATGGGGCTGGCGACCAAGGCGCGGGCTTTTGACGGCATTATGCACCCGACGGATTTTTACCACTATGCCAACGCGCTGGCGCTGTGGTTCTTTGGCAAGGCTGCCCAGCGCCGATAA
- a CDS encoding SDR family oxidoreductase has protein sequence METKIPPQHQDLQPGIEAELDPQPKVIRYLYKGANKLKDKVALITGGDSGIGRSVAVHFAREGADVAISYTDREEVDAQKTKELVEAEGRRCLLLPGDIRQETYCQQIVDDTVQEYGKLNIVVNNAGLQLQHKTLESIPDEALLATYETNIYSFFRVTKAAIPHLHEGDSIINTTSITAYQGRADLLEYSSTKGAIMTFTRALSTNLIEKGIRVNAVAPGPIWTPLNPASVSAEEVAQFGQDVPMKRPGQPSEVAPAYVFLASEDASYITGQVLHPNGGTIVNA, from the coding sequence ATGGAAACCAAGATTCCGCCCCAGCATCAGGATCTTCAGCCAGGCATTGAAGCCGAGCTGGACCCACAACCGAAAGTGATTCGGTATCTGTACAAAGGAGCGAACAAATTGAAAGACAAGGTCGCCTTGATCACCGGTGGCGATAGTGGCATTGGCCGATCAGTAGCCGTTCATTTTGCGCGCGAAGGAGCCGATGTAGCCATTTCGTATACCGACCGCGAAGAGGTTGACGCACAGAAGACAAAAGAATTGGTCGAAGCCGAAGGACGTCGGTGCTTACTGCTCCCAGGCGATATTCGTCAGGAAACGTACTGCCAGCAAATCGTTGATGATACGGTTCAGGAGTATGGCAAGCTGAATATCGTTGTCAACAACGCCGGTCTTCAATTGCAGCACAAGACGCTTGAATCTATTCCCGACGAAGCGCTGCTGGCAACCTACGAGACGAATATTTATTCCTTCTTTCGAGTAACGAAGGCGGCCATTCCACACCTGCACGAAGGCGACAGTATTATCAATACAACGTCGATTACGGCATACCAGGGTCGCGCTGATTTGCTTGAATACTCCTCGACAAAAGGCGCTATCATGACTTTCACACGGGCTCTCTCGACCAATTTGATTGAGAAAGGAATTCGTGTGAATGCCGTAGCCCCTGGCCCCATCTGGACCCCACTAAACCCAGCATCGGTGAGTGCCGAAGAAGTCGCCCAGTTTGGGCAGGACGTACCGATGAAACGCCCCGGTCAGCCCAGTGAGGTGGCTCCTGCTTACGTTTTTCTGGCGTCGGAGGATGCCTCATACATCACCGGCCAGGTTTTACACCCGAACGGCGGTACCATCGTCAACGCTTAA
- a CDS encoding amidohydrolase yields the protein MKRYFHLLTACLAMLGGCTQKEKVDLLVTNARVYTADSSFSMADAFMVKDGKFLAVGPADELLKTYEADSTADLNGQPVYPGFFDPHSHFLGLGQMLDQADLVGTGSYDEIINRLKQFAQKHPDALWVIGRGWDQNDWTDKQFPTKEKLDAAFPNTPVALTRIDGHALLVNSKALRLAQVTAGSKLAGGEVVLSGGQPTGVLVDNAMQLVKRVLPRPDNADKARMLQNAEKACVALGLTSVSDAGISPDEINLIDSLHQSGKLKIRDYAMVSLGEPNLNYFLKRGPFQTDRLTVRSFKLYADGALGSRGACLRKPYSDRPETGGFLLLSPDELNRVSTLLYKSGFQANTHCIGDSANHLMLDIYGKLLKSKNNRRWRIEHAQVVSTADFWKFGRYSIIPSVQPTHATSDMYWAADRLGPVRVKGAYAFKDLMKQNGLIAFGSDFPVEYVNPLFGFHAAVARQDSKNFPKGGFQPENAVDRKSALLAMTRWAAYANFEDHLRGCIAPGKQADFVILDRDIMTVPNEQLRDTKVRQTWIGGERVF from the coding sequence ATGAAGCGGTATTTTCACCTGCTGACCGCCTGTTTAGCCATGCTGGGCGGCTGCACCCAAAAAGAAAAAGTTGACCTGCTCGTCACCAACGCACGCGTGTACACGGCAGATTCAAGCTTTTCAATGGCCGATGCTTTTATGGTAAAAGACGGCAAATTTCTGGCCGTTGGCCCGGCTGATGAGCTGCTAAAAACCTACGAAGCGGACTCGACAGCCGACCTGAACGGGCAACCTGTCTACCCCGGCTTCTTCGACCCCCATTCGCATTTTTTGGGACTGGGTCAGATGCTCGATCAGGCCGATCTGGTCGGAACTGGGTCGTACGACGAGATCATTAATCGACTCAAGCAGTTTGCTCAGAAACATCCCGATGCGCTCTGGGTCATTGGTCGCGGGTGGGACCAGAACGACTGGACCGACAAGCAATTCCCGACCAAAGAAAAACTGGATGCGGCTTTCCCAAACACTCCGGTAGCGCTGACACGTATTGACGGTCATGCGCTGTTGGTTAACTCAAAAGCCTTACGGTTGGCGCAGGTAACAGCCGGATCAAAACTGGCCGGTGGCGAAGTCGTTCTTTCGGGGGGGCAGCCGACTGGCGTTTTAGTGGACAATGCCATGCAGTTGGTCAAACGAGTACTTCCCCGTCCGGATAACGCCGACAAAGCCCGGATGCTGCAGAACGCCGAAAAAGCCTGCGTGGCGCTTGGCCTAACCAGTGTTTCGGACGCGGGCATCAGCCCCGACGAGATCAATCTGATTGACAGCTTACACCAAAGCGGGAAACTGAAGATTCGGGACTACGCAATGGTTAGCCTCGGCGAACCTAACCTGAACTACTTTCTCAAACGAGGTCCTTTTCAAACTGACCGGCTGACAGTGCGTTCGTTCAAGCTCTACGCCGACGGAGCACTGGGCTCTCGGGGTGCCTGCCTGCGCAAGCCGTACAGCGACCGTCCTGAAACAGGTGGTTTTCTTTTGCTCAGCCCCGACGAGCTGAACCGCGTATCTACGTTGTTGTACAAGTCAGGTTTTCAGGCAAATACGCACTGCATCGGTGATTCGGCGAATCATCTCATGCTGGATATTTATGGCAAACTGCTAAAATCCAAAAACAACCGGCGCTGGCGGATTGAGCACGCGCAGGTTGTTTCAACAGCTGATTTCTGGAAGTTTGGCCGCTACTCAATCATCCCTTCGGTGCAACCCACTCACGCTACGTCGGATATGTACTGGGCTGCCGACCGGCTTGGACCTGTCCGCGTAAAAGGCGCTTATGCTTTCAAGGATCTGATGAAACAAAACGGCCTAATTGCTTTTGGCAGCGATTTTCCCGTAGAGTACGTCAACCCCTTGTTCGGCTTTCACGCGGCTGTAGCCCGGCAGGACAGCAAAAATTTCCCCAAAGGAGGCTTTCAGCCCGAAAACGCCGTTGATCGCAAATCAGCTTTGCTGGCCATGACGCGCTGGGCTGCTTACGCCAACTTTGAAGATCATCTGCGTGGCTGCATTGCGCCGGGCAAACAGGCCGACTTTGTTATCCTCGACCGGGACATTATGACCGTACCCAACGAGCAGCTCCGGGATACGAAGGTTCGACAGACCTGGATTGGCGGTGAGCGAGTATTTTAA
- a CDS encoding DNA topoisomerase IB: protein MNLLELAHDPVKAARAARLIYTNDTMPGIHRKRTGDTFSYVDEKGDRIDDETTLTRIHSMALPPAWENVWISARPNGHLQATGVDTKNRKQYRYHANWNKLRSETKFFRMAAFGKALPKLRARLHKDLNGRELTQQKVTALALSVMEQTLIRVGNAAYEKEYGSYGLTTLKNRHVKAQGSTVRFSFKGKKGIYHDITLQDRRLSRLVKACRDIPGKELFQYYDDSGNRHAIDSSMVNDYLHETMGDDFSAKDFRTWAGTVNALRLLIELGPCDSEKERKKNVNTVLDEVSHQLGNTRTVCRKHYVHPQVLESYECEDLNAYINHQNRFRQTSPHGLDGVEKLLLKFLNDQVKQVIKNPAARKAVA, encoded by the coding sequence GTGAATTTACTGGAACTGGCCCACGACCCGGTCAAAGCCGCCCGGGCAGCCCGACTCATTTATACGAACGACACTATGCCCGGCATCCATCGGAAGCGCACGGGTGATACGTTCAGTTACGTCGATGAAAAAGGCGATCGCATCGACGACGAAACGACGCTGACCCGCATCCACAGCATGGCTCTCCCACCCGCCTGGGAAAACGTCTGGATCAGTGCCAGGCCAAACGGGCATTTACAGGCAACGGGAGTCGACACCAAAAACAGAAAGCAGTACCGTTATCACGCGAACTGGAACAAACTCCGCAGCGAAACTAAATTCTTCCGGATGGCTGCTTTTGGCAAGGCGCTGCCCAAACTGCGCGCCCGGCTTCATAAAGACCTCAACGGACGCGAGCTGACTCAGCAGAAGGTAACTGCGCTGGCGCTGAGCGTGATGGAGCAGACGCTTATTCGCGTGGGAAATGCGGCTTACGAGAAAGAGTACGGTTCGTACGGTCTAACGACGCTCAAAAACCGGCATGTCAAAGCGCAGGGCAGTACTGTTCGGTTCAGTTTCAAAGGGAAAAAAGGCATTTATCACGACATTACGCTGCAGGACCGACGACTGTCCAGACTGGTTAAAGCCTGCCGCGATATTCCAGGGAAAGAGCTGTTTCAGTACTACGACGACAGCGGCAACCGCCATGCCATCGATTCGAGCATGGTAAACGACTATTTGCATGAAACAATGGGGGATGATTTTTCGGCCAAAGATTTTCGAACCTGGGCCGGTACGGTCAATGCTTTGCGATTACTCATTGAGTTGGGCCCCTGCGATTCGGAAAAGGAGCGAAAAAAGAACGTCAATACGGTGCTGGACGAAGTATCGCACCAACTGGGTAACACCCGGACCGTCTGCCGAAAACACTACGTCCACCCGCAGGTGCTGGAGTCCTACGAATGCGAAGACCTCAACGCTTACATCAACCATCAAAACCGCTTCCGGCAGACGAGCCCACACGGGCTGGATGGCGTTGAAAAATTGCTGCTGAAATTTTTAAATGACCAGGTTAAGCAGGTTATCAAGAACCCGGCGGCCAGGAAAGCGGTTGCCTGA
- a CDS encoding TolC family protein, which translates to MRHFCWLILAFSSFSTFAQQAPNAVQRAQQRAFTLATLPQPGELLTLPQAISQAVEKNYQIKINQSQEQIARNNYTRGNAGYLPTVTANGTTTGNLQNFRQTYLDGLRPPQEAKGVFNRTTNLGASINYVVYNGYTRSALYLQLQQLVKISSSNTRANIEATVANVATSYYDVIRQLQRLIAFSQALDVSRERLELARANYEVGTRSKVDFLSAQVDYNTDSAALLSQEQLLRNAKIQLNTFLIRDAATEFAIRDTILVRANLQMAPLQESLAANNPLLSAAVLNRTLADASVRVASAAQLPLVTANAGYNYQLIDNQGGFGIRTGRAGGLTYNIAASIPIFNGYNLRRQIQNARVNTIIAKDQENDQRLQLELALTQTYQSYQNSLKLLNLEVLNNQLAVQNVDIAYDRYRIGNSTFVEFRDVQRNAINAQTRLIDAEFNAKAAEIELFRLSSTITQELGNG; encoded by the coding sequence ATGAGACATTTTTGCTGGCTTATTCTGGCTTTTTCTTCTTTTTCAACCTTTGCTCAACAAGCCCCTAATGCCGTTCAACGCGCTCAACAACGCGCCTTTACGCTGGCTACGCTGCCGCAGCCAGGTGAGTTGTTAACCTTGCCACAGGCTATTTCGCAGGCCGTAGAAAAAAACTACCAGATAAAAATTAACCAGTCGCAGGAGCAGATTGCCCGCAATAACTACACAAGAGGGAACGCGGGCTATTTACCAACGGTAACGGCCAACGGAACGACGACTGGGAACCTGCAGAATTTTCGGCAAACCTACTTGGATGGTCTGCGCCCTCCACAGGAAGCCAAAGGCGTCTTCAACCGAACGACCAATCTAGGAGCCTCGATCAACTACGTCGTTTATAACGGCTACACCCGCTCGGCCTTGTACTTACAACTGCAGCAATTGGTCAAGATCAGTTCGAGCAACACCCGCGCCAATATTGAAGCTACGGTAGCGAACGTAGCGACCAGTTATTACGACGTAATCCGGCAGTTGCAGCGACTGATTGCCTTCAGTCAGGCGCTCGACGTATCACGGGAGCGGCTCGAACTTGCCAGGGCCAATTACGAGGTAGGAACCCGGTCGAAAGTGGACTTCCTGAGCGCTCAGGTTGATTACAATACCGACAGTGCTGCCTTACTGTCGCAGGAACAATTACTCCGAAATGCAAAAATCCAACTCAATACGTTCCTGATCCGGGATGCGGCCACGGAGTTTGCCATTCGTGATACCATTCTTGTACGAGCGAATCTACAGATGGCTCCTTTACAGGAGTCATTAGCCGCAAATAACCCGCTGTTGTCAGCAGCGGTACTCAACCGTACCCTGGCTGATGCGTCTGTACGGGTCGCGTCGGCGGCTCAGTTGCCACTGGTTACGGCTAACGCCGGCTATAACTATCAGTTAATCGATAACCAGGGCGGTTTCGGTATTCGTACCGGCCGGGCGGGTGGACTGACCTATAACATAGCGGCTTCGATACCTATCTTCAACGGCTATAACCTGCGTCGTCAGATTCAAAATGCGCGGGTTAATACCATCATCGCTAAAGATCAGGAGAACGATCAGCGGCTTCAGCTGGAACTGGCTCTGACGCAAACGTATCAGAGCTACCAGAATAGCCTGAAGTTGCTCAATCTGGAAGTACTGAACAATCAACTGGCCGTTCAGAACGTTGATATCGCGTATGACCGCTACCGGATCGGGAATTCAACATTTGTGGAGTTTCGCGACGTACAACGTAACGCCATCAACGCACAAACCCGCCTGATTGATGCTGAGTTTAACGCCAAGGCGGCAGAAATTGAACTGTTTCGACTCAGTAGTACCATTACGCAGGAACTGGGTAATGGATAG
- the sucD gene encoding succinate--CoA ligase subunit alpha — MSVLVNKDSKVIVQGFTGSEGSFHAQQMIEYGTNVVGGVTPGKGGQMHLDRPVFNTVQEAVDKAGANVSIIFVPPAFAADAIMESADAGIGVIICITEGIPTEDMVAVKNYIADKDVRLIGPNCPGVMTAEECKVGIMPGFIFKKGTIGIVSKSGTLTYEAVDQLSKAGLGQSTAIGIGGDPIIGTTTKQAVELLMNDPDTEAIVMIGEIGGGMEAEAARWIKADGNRKPVVGFIAGQTAPKGRRMGHAGAIVGGADDTAAAKMAIMRECGIHVVESPALIGDTMLKALGKN, encoded by the coding sequence ATGTCTGTTTTAGTTAACAAAGACTCCAAAGTTATCGTCCAGGGCTTTACCGGCTCGGAGGGCAGTTTTCACGCCCAGCAAATGATCGAATACGGCACCAACGTTGTCGGCGGAGTAACGCCCGGCAAAGGTGGTCAGATGCACCTCGACCGGCCGGTGTTCAACACCGTTCAGGAAGCTGTCGATAAGGCAGGTGCTAACGTATCCATCATTTTTGTACCACCGGCTTTTGCTGCCGACGCCATCATGGAATCTGCTGATGCAGGCATTGGCGTGATTATCTGTATTACCGAAGGTATTCCGACGGAAGATATGGTTGCCGTTAAAAATTACATTGCCGACAAAGACGTCCGCCTGATCGGACCAAACTGCCCTGGCGTAATGACGGCCGAAGAATGTAAAGTAGGTATCATGCCTGGTTTCATCTTCAAAAAAGGTACCATTGGTATTGTTTCCAAATCCGGCACCCTGACGTACGAAGCGGTTGATCAGCTAAGTAAGGCTGGGCTGGGTCAGAGCACCGCTATCGGTATCGGTGGTGACCCAATCATTGGCACCACTACGAAACAGGCGGTTGAACTTCTGATGAACGATCCGGATACTGAAGCAATCGTCATGATCGGTGAAATCGGTGGCGGTATGGAAGCCGAAGCCGCTCGCTGGATCAAAGCCGACGGTAACCGGAAGCCCGTTGTTGGGTTTATCGCTGGTCAGACCGCGCCAAAAGGCCGTCGGATGGGCCACGCGGGTGCTATCGTGGGTGGTGCCGACGATACCGCTGCGGCTAAAATGGCTATCATGCGTGAGTGTGGTATTCACGTTGTTGAATCGCCAGCGCTGATCGGTGATACCATGCTGAAAGCACTGGGGAAAAATTAA
- a CDS encoding GMC oxidoreductase: MNINGDAAKQNTYDAIVIGSGISGGWAAKELCEKGIRTLVLERGRDVKHIVDYPTATLNPWEFQHRNKLPDTFRKENPVATKCYALDEATQQFFVKDAQHPYVQEKPFDWIRGYQVGGKSLLWARQTQRWSRFDFEANARDGAAVDWPIRYEDIAPWYSHVEKFVGISGNKDGLETLPDGEFLKPWELNCVEKHIQKRVAESYKDRHVIIGRCAHLTEPQQIHYDQGRAACQARHLCYRGCPYGGYFSSNSSTIPWAAKTGKLTLRPDSVVHSIIYDEAKGKATGVRVIDTHTKQMTDYFARIIFVNAACLNTNLVLLNSTSRRFPNGLGNDNGLLGRYVAFHNYRGNISASYEGFADGYYYGRRPTTAFMPNFRNVNKQETSGPASRFQRGYMVAFSASRAGWQRGAGQEGFGADFKDKLSDPGNWSVFMMMQAETVPRYENHVRLSTDQKDPWGIPQLVTSIGYTDNDLKIMNDFLEQGAEMLDKAGCKNINPYDDHRNPGLDIHEVGGVRMGRDPKTSLLNAHNQLHAVKNVFVTDGAAMTSTGTQNPSITFMALTARAANYAVSEMKKGNL, from the coding sequence ATGAACATCAACGGCGACGCGGCTAAACAGAATACCTACGATGCTATCGTGATCGGCTCGGGGATCAGTGGAGGTTGGGCGGCAAAGGAGCTCTGCGAAAAAGGGATACGGACGCTGGTGCTCGAACGGGGCCGCGACGTTAAACACATTGTCGATTACCCGACGGCTACGTTAAATCCGTGGGAGTTTCAGCACCGGAACAAATTGCCCGATACATTTCGGAAGGAAAATCCCGTCGCGACCAAGTGTTACGCCTTGGACGAAGCAACGCAGCAGTTTTTCGTGAAAGATGCCCAGCATCCGTACGTGCAGGAAAAACCGTTCGACTGGATTCGGGGCTATCAGGTTGGTGGAAAGTCATTGCTCTGGGCAAGGCAAACCCAGCGCTGGAGCCGATTTGATTTCGAAGCCAACGCCCGCGATGGCGCAGCTGTCGACTGGCCCATCCGCTACGAAGACATCGCCCCCTGGTATAGCCACGTTGAGAAATTTGTGGGTATCAGCGGCAACAAGGATGGGTTAGAAACCTTGCCCGACGGCGAGTTTTTGAAGCCCTGGGAGCTGAACTGCGTGGAGAAACACATTCAGAAACGTGTGGCTGAATCATACAAAGACCGGCACGTTATTATTGGCCGGTGCGCTCACCTGACCGAACCTCAACAGATTCATTACGATCAGGGCCGGGCGGCCTGTCAGGCGCGGCACTTATGCTATCGGGGCTGTCCGTACGGCGGCTATTTTAGTAGTAACTCATCCACCATTCCCTGGGCTGCCAAAACGGGTAAACTAACGTTACGTCCGGACTCGGTCGTCCACTCGATTATTTACGATGAGGCAAAAGGTAAAGCGACGGGCGTTCGGGTAATCGACACGCATACAAAGCAAATGACCGACTACTTCGCCCGGATTATTTTCGTTAATGCTGCCTGCCTGAACACGAATCTGGTGCTGCTCAACTCAACATCGCGTCGTTTCCCGAACGGACTAGGTAATGATAACGGTTTGCTGGGTCGTTACGTCGCGTTTCATAACTACCGGGGTAATATTTCGGCGTCGTACGAAGGATTTGCAGACGGCTACTACTACGGCCGTCGCCCGACGACGGCCTTTATGCCCAACTTTCGGAACGTCAACAAGCAGGAAACGAGCGGCCCGGCGTCCCGGTTTCAGCGGGGCTACATGGTCGCGTTCAGCGCGAGTCGGGCGGGGTGGCAGCGGGGGGCGGGGCAGGAAGGCTTTGGCGCTGATTTCAAAGACAAGCTGAGTGATCCCGGCAATTGGAGCGTTTTTATGATGATGCAGGCGGAGACCGTTCCGCGTTATGAAAACCACGTTCGACTCAGTACCGATCAGAAAGACCCCTGGGGTATCCCCCAGCTCGTTACGTCTATTGGGTACACCGACAACGATCTGAAAATAATGAACGACTTTCTGGAGCAGGGGGCCGAGATGCTAGACAAAGCGGGGTGCAAAAACATCAATCCCTACGACGATCACCGCAATCCGGGACTGGATATTCACGAAGTGGGTGGGGTTCGGATGGGACGAGATCCAAAAACGTCTTTGCTTAACGCCCATAATCAATTACATGCCGTCAAGAATGTATTCGTTACGGATGGTGCCGCTATGACCTCGACCGGCACCCAGAATCCGTCTATCACCTTTATGGCACTAACGGCGCGAGCGGCAAATTATGCCGTTTCTGAAATGAAGAAAGGAAATTTATAG
- a CDS encoding DUF421 domain-containing protein produces the protein MPAPSVDPFDWERILIDQFPWLYLGEVALRTLCMFIILLTALTVSGKREVRQLSIYELVLVIGLGSAAGDPMFYDDVPISSAVVVFIVMMVCYKLATRISDHNESIRKKIEGKAVYVVEQGRILIRNFSNEDLSQEELFSDLRVAGIEQLGQVRIAILEANGQLSVFQFGADDAKPGLSILPRELSKKAINIDEAGNYACCTCGSVQPFTHPVPEPVCDNCLQKGWIKAVS, from the coding sequence ATGCCTGCCCCATCCGTTGATCCCTTCGATTGGGAACGAATTCTGATCGATCAGTTCCCCTGGTTGTATCTGGGTGAGGTAGCCCTCCGCACGCTCTGCATGTTCATTATCCTGCTGACGGCGCTGACTGTGTCGGGTAAGCGGGAAGTGCGCCAACTCTCAATCTATGAACTGGTACTGGTAATCGGACTGGGCTCGGCCGCTGGCGATCCAATGTTCTACGATGACGTGCCGATCAGTTCTGCGGTAGTTGTGTTTATCGTCATGATGGTTTGTTACAAGCTGGCAACGCGCATTAGTGACCATAATGAATCTATCCGTAAAAAAATAGAAGGCAAGGCGGTCTACGTGGTGGAGCAGGGGCGTATTCTGATCCGCAACTTTAGTAACGAGGACTTGAGCCAGGAGGAATTGTTCTCCGATCTGCGCGTAGCAGGTATTGAACAACTGGGTCAGGTGCGAATTGCTATCCTGGAAGCGAACGGGCAGCTGAGTGTTTTTCAGTTCGGGGCAGACGATGCAAAACCAGGGTTGTCAATTCTGCCACGGGAACTGAGCAAAAAAGCAATAAACATCGACGAAGCCGGCAATTATGCGTGTTGTACCTGCGGTAGCGTACAGCCATTCACTCATCCCGTTCCCGAACCAGTCTGCGACAACTGCCTTCAGAAAGGGTGGATCAAGGCCGTGTCCTAG
- a CDS encoding 3-oxoacyl-ACP synthase, whose product MTELQIKESLFDRCQNYVQQRIDTAQQAMQAAQESANMEEKSSAGDKYETGRAMAQLERDRHAQLLAEALKLSQDLAKINVEKTYETVQPGSLVTTDRGTFFISTSVGKLTLDGIDYFAISSVAPIGLALAGKRAGESATFNRMTYQVQNVS is encoded by the coding sequence GTGACAGAGTTACAGATTAAAGAAAGCTTGTTTGACCGTTGTCAAAACTACGTTCAGCAACGTATCGATACTGCTCAACAGGCCATGCAGGCCGCCCAGGAGTCCGCCAATATGGAAGAGAAAAGTAGCGCGGGGGACAAATACGAAACTGGCCGGGCAATGGCTCAATTGGAACGGGATCGCCACGCCCAGCTTCTCGCCGAAGCGCTCAAATTGAGTCAGGATTTGGCAAAAATTAACGTAGAGAAGACGTACGAAACAGTGCAGCCCGGCAGTCTGGTCACAACAGATCGGGGCACTTTTTTCATCAGTACCAGCGTCGGTAAACTGACGCTCGATGGAATCGATTATTTCGCTATTTCATCAGTTGCCCCAATCGGATTGGCACTAGCCGGAAAACGGGCTGGTGAATCTGCCACGTTCAACCGAATGACCTACCAGGTGCAGAACGTTTCGTGA